The Corynebacterium callunae DSM 20147 genomic sequence CTGGTGTTCGCGTGCTTTTGGGGTGCAAAATCCGCGGATTCGTAAACTCTGGCCCCGCGATCTGCTCAGGTCGAGTGTTTATTGGAAGTTCATTGGGTTGGATCGCAAATTTAATATCGCCGACCGCATTGAAAAGCGCTATGGCCGGCCAGCTCGCGAGCGCGTGGTTCAAGATGTGGAAGTAACCGCAGATAAAGTGCCAGATTTTCTGCAGTGGTTTTTTGAAAGCTGCGATATTGAACCAGTGTGGTTGTGCCCAATTCGGCTGCGCCATCACCGCGATGAGACCGGTGCGCAGGTGCGTTTGGGAGCCGGAGAGATCCTGAGCTCTGCACAAGCCATTGCAGACGGCGCGGAACAACACCCATGGCCGCTCTATCCCCTCAAGCGCGATGTCACTTGGGTAAACATTGGATTCTGGTCCTCAGTGCCGGTGAATTTACTAGGTGATGACGCACCTGAGGGAGCTTTTAACCGCTCCATTGAAAAGGAGATTGCTCAGCTAGGTGGGCATAAATCTCTTTATTCCGAGGCTTTTTATAGCAAGGATGACTTTAAAAAGCTTTATGGCGGAGAGATCCCACAGCTTTTAAAGGCACGTTTTGATCCGCAGGGCAGGTTCCCAGGGTTATATGAAAAGACCGTTAAAGGAGCCTAAACTCGGGACGTGCGGGAAAAATAAACACCGCATCTAAACAATTGCAGAATAGGGAAGCACATTATGAGTAACGCCATTGCGCAGGACCTCATGACCATCGCCGACATCGTCGAGGCCACGACCACAGCGCCAATTCCTTTTAGAATCACCAGTTTTGATGGAAGTTCCACCGGTCCAGAAGATGCGAAATATCGCATCCACGTGGCCAATACTGATGCGGTTGCTTATATCGCCACCGCACCAGGAGACTTAGGTCTGGCCCGTGCTTATCTGATGGGTGACCTCATCGTAGAAGGTGAACATCCAGGCCACCCCTATGAAATATTTGATGCTCTCAAGGCCTTTTATGGCTGCTTTAAGCGCCCGGATGCTGCCACCACTTTGAAGATTATGCGCACTTTACGCAAGATGAATGCGCTGAAATTCCAAGCCATTCCAGAGATGGAGCAAGCACCTGCTTGGCGCAAAGCCCTCATCAATGGCCTTGCCTCAAGGCATTCCAAAGACCGCGATAAAAAAGCCATCAGCTACCACTATGACGTGGGCAATGACTTTTATGCGCTCTTCCTCGGGCCATCCATGACCTATACCTGCGCCTACTATCCAACTCCGGAATCCACTCTTGAAGAGGCACAGGAAAATAAATACCGCCTCATCTTCGAAAAACTGCGCCTTAAAGCAGGAGATACGCTTCTCGACGTCGGATGCGGCTGGGGCTCAATGGTACGCTACGCAGCTAAGCGGGGAGTCAAAGCACTCGGCGTGACCTTATCAGAACAGCAGTATCGCTGGGCACAGGAAGAAATCAAACGCCAGGGCCTAGAAGGTCTTGCCGAAGTCCGCTTTATGGACTATCGCGATGTGCCAGAAAGTGGCTTTGATGCCATTTCTGCCATCGGAATTATCGAACACATCGGAGTGGGCAATTATGCCGACTACTTTGAGCTGCTTAACTCCAAACTCAAAACCGGTGGTCTGATGCTCAACCACGGCATTACCTATCCCGATAATCGCCCGCGCCATGCCGGCGCCTTTATTGACCGTTATATTTTCCCCGACGGTGAACTAACTGGTTCTGGCACCATCATTCGGCATATGCAAGACAATGGTTTCGAGGTGCTGCATGAGGAGAACCTCCGCTTTGATTATCAGCGCACCTTGAATGCCTGGTGTGAAAACCTCAAACGCAATTGGCATGAGGCAGTCGCCCTTGCTGGCGAACCAACTGCGCGCCTTTTTGGCCTTTATATGGCAGGTTCGGAATGGGGCTTTGCTCACAATGATGTGCAATTGCACCAGGTCTTGGGTGTAAAACTCGATGAACATGGAAGCCGCGGTGATGTTCCAGAGCGCATGTGGTGGCAAATTTAACCTTGTATAACGCCCCAACGAGTAAACTGGGACAACGTTATTAAAGAAGTTGAAACCAACAGCCAGGATTATTTGATGCCCATGTTCCTTAACCTTTATGCCTTCAAAGAAAGGTGTAATTAAGTCATGGGCTCTATGCGCGAGATAGTCTCCGACCGCATTGATCGTTTCCAAGCCTCACATGAGCGCTCTAAGCAGAAGAAATATGGATTTCTTGTCCGCCCCGCAACGCTCATTGTGGGCTGGTTGGTCACCATCATTGGGCTGGTCACTATTCCATTGCCGGGCCAAGGCTGGCTGACCACCTTTATCGGGGTGGGCATTTTGTCGTTGGAATTAGAATGGGCCAAAAGGCTTCTGGCCTGGGGCGTTCATCAATATGATCGCTTTTTTACTTGGTATTCCGGAAAATCTTTCCGCTTCCGCATGGCGATGCTGGCGCTTATGCTGATTCTTATTTGGATCATTTTCAGCGTGAGTTTTTGGGCCATGTGGCATGCCGGAACCTTGCCTTGGGCTGATGAGTTCTTTCACTGGTTTGGGCTTAGTCGCTAGTTTTTAAGGCGGGATAAACCCTTAAGCAGAACACCCAATACAATGCAGATCCCTAGCAAAGCCAGGATATTTAGCCCGCGTTTTTGGGTGGAGGTGTCAGGGGCGCTGGGAAAACTCAAGGTGATTTCTGGAGGTGTGGTTTCAGCGCTATCCGGTGGTACAAAACTCAAGGCCGCATAAGGATCAATTGCTCCGCGTGCTGGATCACTGCTGTAAATGATGCGATCCCGGATTTCCTGCGGGGTGGCTTGTGGGAATCGCTGTCGAAGTAACGCAGCGGTGGCACTAACAACCGGAGCGGCAAAACTAGTGCCTTCAAAGGGGCTAGATCCAGATTGAATAAGCATGGCATTGGCAAAACCATCATTACGCGGGGATAAACCGACTCCCACCAAACTTGGAGCGGAAAGAATGCGCTGGCTACTAGGGATCGAATAAGCGGCGATAACGTGGGGTTGCTCGCGTGCGGAAACGGCGAGGACCGTATCGGAATGTGCTGGGTAAACTGTCGATCCCGCAGCACAGGTAGGGCTGAGGTTACCTGCTGCTGCCACCACAATCACCCCGCTGGTTTCAGCTCTATCTAAAGCACTATTAAGAGGCTGAAATTGAGCAGGATCAGAACTTGCACCAGGTAAACAAGACACCACAGAAATATTGATTACGTGGGCACCAGCGTCAATAGCGCGGTGAATGGAATCAGCCAAGGTACTTACAGTTCCCACCAGGGAATCCTCAGTGGTACGTACATAAGCACTGGTTTGTTTAATAGCGATAATCTCAGCAGCTGGCGCAATTCCAATAAGTTCATCGGCGCTCCCATCAAAAGGCCAACCAGAACCCGTATTGGGACGGGTGGCAATAATGCCAGCAACGATTGTGCCGTGGCCATCACAATCAACAAATTCTCCCGGCAACCGTGGTTGTTGATGTGCGCCAATAAGGTCACCACCGGGAATAAGCGGTGGGAGCCTGGGATGTGGGGCTACTCCGGTATCAATGACGGCAACTTTAATACCAGCTCCAGTGGCAAGCTCATGAGCATGAGAAATGGACTCGCGCAAATGTTCATCCATCACAAAGCTTGTTGCATCAGCCTCTTGTACAGCAGGGCATGGCAATGCCGAAACCTCTTGGGCTCGAGCTAAAGGCAACGGTAGTAATTGACATAAAAGAAGTACACCGGCGCTCGACAAGGCTAGGGGTGTTTTCATGGTGTTAGCCCCAACCCAAATCCAAGGCACGCAGCATCTCAAAAACCCCAAGTAGGTGCAAAGCCAGTGGCAGGGCAGCTGCGATGCTTAAAGATTCCAATCTTTCCAACCACACCACAGCGGTGGGCGCTGGCGGCGGAATCTTGGAGAACCACACTCCAACTGACATCACCGCAAGCACCAGCACCACACATCCAGCAAAAGTAAACCATGAAGGACTCTGCGCAAAAGCGAGAGAATACAGGGCGCCTAAAAATCCAGAGCAGGCCAAAACCATCAAAGACCAGGTGGGAATGGGGGCGTGATGACGGATAGCATGCAGCGCCGAGGCAATCATGATGCAGCAGCTAAAAGCGGTGGAAAACCAGGTATTAGGGGAAACAGCTAAAAAGATAAGGGGAGCACTGACAATAACCAACCCCAGCAGTTGGGCGTCGAAAAGCGCTGTGACGCGCCGGGTGCGCGCAACTGGATCCTTTAATTCGGTGTCGCTGACGGATAAATCTTGGCCGGCGGTGGGCAAAGTGGGCACGCGCAGACCTGCTAATTGCGCGGAAAAATAGGGTGCCACACTGGTGAAAATCAACGCGGCAGCCACGGTGGCGGCTGCGGGTCCACTGAAATCTGCGCGCGCCGGATGCGGCCACAATAGCGTGGTCAGCGTGCAAAATAGCAGGCTAAGCCCAATGGTGATCAAGGTGGCGGTGGAGAGAATATGCGGATGGAAAACCAGCTGAACTACTACCGCAGCCAAGAGCAAAGTGGCAGAAAAACTTAAAAGCACCCAACTGAGAAGCTGCGGATCCTCAAGTACCTGCGTGGAGTTTGGGCCTGCCACCAAAATGGCTGCGGTACTGGCTGCCAAAATTGGAATCAGTAGAGCCAGGAGACGGTGGCTTAGTGTGGCTTCCCGGCGCGGCAACCACACTAAAATAACCATGCTCAGCAGCATAAATATCAGGGTGCGCCAGGCTAGGTTCAGTTGCGCAGCCAGGGGACTGAGTAGGATCAGTGCAAGTCCCGCAAAGCCTACGAGCGTGATTAATTCCAATAATCCTTTGGTGCGATTTTCGGAAGATAGTTCAACAAGTGCTTCGGCAGCATCGCGGATTATTGGGGCGGGTAGTTCCCGCTCGGGGGAAAGAACTAGCACTCCACCTTGTTCCAATTGGGTCTGGGCCAAAGGAATCCCTGCATCGATGGGAGAACCTGCGGCTGTACGAGCTACCCAAGGCCGTGAAATCTGTGGGGCACCAGTGAGTTCGAGGATTTCTTCTAAGATCTCGGCCAAACTTGATCCCGCGGGGAGTGCCATATCTGCCATGGCAACGGGCATATCGCCGACTGTGAGATCAATGCGCACACTCAGGCGCAGCAAATTATCAATGGCCAATTTTATCCCCCGCTACAGTTTCCAACGTTTTCCCCAAAACAGTGTGTTGAGGCAATTGTGCCAAAAAATTGGGAGTGGTAGCAGCTCTGGTGAGAAAAACCCCAATTTAAAAATTTTGGGAACCTCAGAGCAGTTTTTGCAGTCCAACCTTTAATGACAAGTAGTTGTCTTAGCTTTTAGGGATCTAAAACGGGGTTCGGATTTTTCGGGGGAGGGGTGGGCAATGTCCACAGCAGAGGCCACAATAAATGGAACAGCACAGGCCACAGCAGCAACCGCACAAGAAATTAAGAAGGCACCACGCGCTGCCACCTTGGTGGGGCCGGGGCCAGATAATGAGGTTTTTAGGCAGGGTGATCCGGCTCGAATCGGCGGATATGTGGTGGAGCCTTTAAGTTGGGCAGAACGCGATCCAGCCCCACATTTGCCCACCGAGCCTTTAAGCGCAGAACCTGTACCACCGGCGGTACGTCCAACGCCTAAACCATTGTTAAAAGTGCTGATGCCAGTGATTATGGTGGCGCTGGTTTTGGCCATGGTAGGGCTCATGGTGATTAGTAATGGGCAGCTAAACCCCATGGTGCTGATCTTTCCGCTGATGATGGCGATGAGCTTGATGATGATGTTTGCACCGGCGGAAGGTGATGATACTGATGAAACTCGCCGTACTTATTTACGTCACCTTGATGCGCTCAGAAGCAAAGCACTTAAACACGCAGCAGCACAACGAAACCATCAATGGCACCGTCATCCGGATCCTGCATCCTTGTGGTCGCGGTTGGGAACTGCGCGGATGTGGGAGCGCGCTGCTGTTGATCAGGACTGTTTAGAAATCCGCTTTGGTTTGGGCACTACCAGGCTTGATCCAGCCATCATTATTAAGGATTCCGGGGCGCCGGAGGATCTTGATCCAGTGTGTGCGGTGTCTTTAAGGCACACCATTAAGGCAGTAGGTTCAGTGCAAAGTATGCCAGTTGCCGTGCAATTACAAGCTTTTCGTTTTATTGCACTTAATGGCCCGCAGGCACATGATTTAGCGCGCGCCATAATTTTGCAATTGTTATATCACCACGGTCCGGAAACCGTCACCATCAAAGTGGAGACCACTCAAAATACTGGTGCGGATTGGCAGTGGCTGAAGTGGGTGCCGCATACCCGCGACCCAGATTCAGCACGCCACCGCATTTTGGTGGTTGATTCGCTGCTGACAAATGGCACTGAACATTTCATTGACGATCCTTATTGGACCACCATTATTAATGTCGGCGCGCAGACCAGCACTGCTTTGGGCCAGCGTGCTGAGGAAGAAGGCCTGCTCTTATACGTTGCTGAGCAGTTGACGGTCACCACCGCCCAAGGCGTGGAAAACCTCGGAACTCCCGATGCGGTGAGCGCGAACATTGCGCTTAACTTTGCGCGCCACATGACTGCTTTTCGACGCCCCACCACCGCGGATAACCAGGTCTCAGGGGAGTTACTGCCACTTTTGGGCATTAAAGATATTGCCCAGCTTGATGATGACACCATGTGGAATCACCGCAATAGCGATCCAAACTCTCGGCTGCGGGTTCCTTTAGGACTTAGCGCTGCCGGCTCTCCGATGATTTTGGATTTGAAGGAATCTGCACGCGGTGGCATGGGTCCACATGGATTGTGTATTGGTGCCACCGGTAGCGGAAAATCCGAGCTTTTAAGAACTCTGGTGGTGGGCCTGAGCATTATGCATTCACCAGCAGAACTCAATTTGGTTCTTGTTGATTTTAAAGGTGGCGCAACCTTTTTAGGATGTGAGGATTTGCCACATACCTCCGCTGTTATTACCAACTTGGAGGAGGAATCCATCCTGGTAGAGCGCATGCATGATGCTATTTCAGGAGAAATGAATCGGCGCCAAGAACAGCTGCGCAAGGCTGGCAGCTTTGCCAACGTTGATGATTACAACAACGCCGCCCAAACGCGTAGCGATCTACAACCCATGCCAGCGTTGTTGATTGTTATTGATGAGTTCTCAGAACTGCTTGGCCAACACCCGGATTTTGCCGATCTTTTTGTCGCAGTTGGTCGCTTGGGGCGTTCTTTACATATCCACTTATTGCTCGCCAGCCAGCGCCTAGAAGAAGGCAGATTAAGAGGTTTGGATTCGCACCTGTCTTATCGCATAGGCCTTAAGACCTTCTCTGCCACTGAATCTCGCCAGGTCTTAGGCATTAATGATGCCTATCAGCTACCCGCACAACCAGGTGTAGGCTTCCTAAAATCTGATGTCGAATCCATCACCCGCTTCCAAGCAAGTTATATCTCCGGGCCTTTGACCCGGCGTATTGAAAACTCCCGCGCACCCGCACGGGTGCGCCTTTTTAACGGGTGGGAGCAAGAATCCAGTGAGGTCACCATTGAGCGAGGAACCCAAACGCTTATCGACGCCGTGGTTGCGCGCGCCATTAGCGCTGGGGCATCCCGGGGCTTAAGCGCTCATCAAATCTGGCTGCCACCACTGCCGGCTGAAGTATCTATTGGAGCCGTGGCCGAGGAAATTGGGGGACTAGCAGCAGTCATTGGAATGATCGACCGCCCTTATCAACAGCGCCAAGATCCTTTGATTATTGATTTCTCCTCCACTGGCGGTAGCGGACACTGGGTGGTTTGTGGCAGCCCACAGTCAGGAAAATCAACAGCCCTGCGCAGCATCGTGGTTTCTTTGGCAGCAACGCGCAACACCGAGAGCATTCGCTTTTATATTCTGGACTTTTCCGCCGGTGCCCTTAAACATTTAGCACGTTTGCCGCATGTGGCAGGGCTGGCAGAACATAAAGATCCAGAGCGCGTACGACGCCTGGTTGCTGAGGTTTTGGGATTGGTTAATAACCCGGAACCACGCCATACCTTCCTTATTGTTGATGGCTGGCACACCATCACTCAAGATTTTGAAGAGCTTTTTGATGATTTTGTTCACATCGCCTCCCACGGTTTAGCGGCGCGAGTGCATCTGGTGTTAAGCACACAGCGATGGAGTTCCATTAGACCGGCAATCCGTGATCTCATCGGCGGACGGCTGGAGTTGAAATTGGGTGAGGCGATGGATTCATTAATTGATCGCAAGGCCCAAATTCGAGTTCCAGCGCAACCTGGACGTGGGCTTAACCAACAGGCCGAACAAATTCTTATTGCCCTTACCTCCACTCAAGA encodes the following:
- a CDS encoding SAM-dependent methyltransferase; this encodes MSNAIAQDLMTIADIVEATTTAPIPFRITSFDGSSTGPEDAKYRIHVANTDAVAYIATAPGDLGLARAYLMGDLIVEGEHPGHPYEIFDALKAFYGCFKRPDAATTLKIMRTLRKMNALKFQAIPEMEQAPAWRKALINGLASRHSKDRDKKAISYHYDVGNDFYALFLGPSMTYTCAYYPTPESTLEEAQENKYRLIFEKLRLKAGDTLLDVGCGWGSMVRYAAKRGVKALGVTLSEQQYRWAQEEIKRQGLEGLAEVRFMDYRDVPESGFDAISAIGIIEHIGVGNYADYFELLNSKLKTGGLMLNHGITYPDNRPRHAGAFIDRYIFPDGELTGSGTIIRHMQDNGFEVLHEENLRFDYQRTLNAWCENLKRNWHEAVALAGEPTARLFGLYMAGSEWGFAHNDVQLHQVLGVKLDEHGSRGDVPERMWWQI
- a CDS encoding TIGR02611 family protein, producing the protein MGSMREIVSDRIDRFQASHERSKQKKYGFLVRPATLIVGWLVTIIGLVTIPLPGQGWLTTFIGVGILSLELEWAKRLLAWGVHQYDRFFTWYSGKSFRFRMAMLALMLILIWIIFSVSFWAMWHAGTLPWADEFFHWFGLSR
- the mycP gene encoding type VII secretion-associated serine protease mycosin, with product MKTPLALSSAGVLLLCQLLPLPLARAQEVSALPCPAVQEADATSFVMDEHLRESISHAHELATGAGIKVAVIDTGVAPHPRLPPLIPGGDLIGAHQQPRLPGEFVDCDGHGTIVAGIIATRPNTGSGWPFDGSADELIGIAPAAEIIAIKQTSAYVRTTEDSLVGTVSTLADSIHRAIDAGAHVINISVVSCLPGASSDPAQFQPLNSALDRAETSGVIVVAAAGNLSPTCAAGSTVYPAHSDTVLAVSAREQPHVIAAYSIPSSQRILSAPSLVGVGLSPRNDGFANAMLIQSGSSPFEGTSFAAPVVSATAALLRQRFPQATPQEIRDRIIYSSDPARGAIDPYAALSFVPPDSAETTPPEITLSFPSAPDTSTQKRGLNILALLGICIVLGVLLKGLSRLKN
- the eccD gene encoding type VII secretion integral membrane protein EccD, whose translation is MAIDNLLRLSVRIDLTVGDMPVAMADMALPAGSSLAEILEEILELTGAPQISRPWVARTAAGSPIDAGIPLAQTQLEQGGVLVLSPERELPAPIIRDAAEALVELSSENRTKGLLELITLVGFAGLALILLSPLAAQLNLAWRTLIFMLLSMVILVWLPRREATLSHRLLALLIPILAASTAAILVAGPNSTQVLEDPQLLSWVLLSFSATLLLAAVVVQLVFHPHILSTATLITIGLSLLFCTLTTLLWPHPARADFSGPAAATVAAALIFTSVAPYFSAQLAGLRVPTLPTAGQDLSVSDTELKDPVARTRRVTALFDAQLLGLVIVSAPLIFLAVSPNTWFSTAFSCCIMIASALHAIRHHAPIPTWSLMVLACSGFLGALYSLAFAQSPSWFTFAGCVVLVLAVMSVGVWFSKIPPPAPTAVVWLERLESLSIAAALPLALHLLGVFEMLRALDLGWG
- the eccCa gene encoding type VII secretion protein EccCa, whose product is MSTAEATINGTAQATAATAQEIKKAPRAATLVGPGPDNEVFRQGDPARIGGYVVEPLSWAERDPAPHLPTEPLSAEPVPPAVRPTPKPLLKVLMPVIMVALVLAMVGLMVISNGQLNPMVLIFPLMMAMSLMMMFAPAEGDDTDETRRTYLRHLDALRSKALKHAAAQRNHQWHRHPDPASLWSRLGTARMWERAAVDQDCLEIRFGLGTTRLDPAIIIKDSGAPEDLDPVCAVSLRHTIKAVGSVQSMPVAVQLQAFRFIALNGPQAHDLARAIILQLLYHHGPETVTIKVETTQNTGADWQWLKWVPHTRDPDSARHRILVVDSLLTNGTEHFIDDPYWTTIINVGAQTSTALGQRAEEEGLLLYVAEQLTVTTAQGVENLGTPDAVSANIALNFARHMTAFRRPTTADNQVSGELLPLLGIKDIAQLDDDTMWNHRNSDPNSRLRVPLGLSAAGSPMILDLKESARGGMGPHGLCIGATGSGKSELLRTLVVGLSIMHSPAELNLVLVDFKGGATFLGCEDLPHTSAVITNLEEESILVERMHDAISGEMNRRQEQLRKAGSFANVDDYNNAAQTRSDLQPMPALLIVIDEFSELLGQHPDFADLFVAVGRLGRSLHIHLLLASQRLEEGRLRGLDSHLSYRIGLKTFSATESRQVLGINDAYQLPAQPGVGFLKSDVESITRFQASYISGPLTRRIENSRAPARVRLFNGWEQESSEVTIERGTQTLIDAVVARAISAGASRGLSAHQIWLPPLPAEVSIGAVAEEIGGLAAVIGMIDRPYQQRQDPLIIDFSSTGGSGHWVVCGSPQSGKSTALRSIVVSLAATRNTESIRFYILDFSAGALKHLARLPHVAGLAEHKDPERVRRLVAEVLGLVNNPEPRHTFLIVDGWHTITQDFEELFDDFVHIASHGLAARVHLVLSTQRWSSIRPAIRDLIGGRLELKLGEAMDSLIDRKAQIRVPAQPGRGLNQQAEQILIALTSTQDIAHVSAVAEAAGQQPVPQLQMLPNDIAVHELESTSAPGIPFARGGAQLSTLCWDPAASRHLLAFGSQGCGKSTLIRTVATGLTSLGRENARLVVFDFRRSHLGVFPAEMVAAYCASSAAAHKTISDLVTTLSGRLPGSEITAQELKERSWWNGPDIFLVIDDYDLLPAGLLHPLKEIIPHARDVGLHIVMARKAGGAARALYDPVLAEIKDQAPQVVLFSADREEGPILGIKAETLPVGRAKMQIRGTAVGMVQIARLGGQS